Genomic DNA from Coffea arabica cultivar ET-39 chromosome 7e, Coffea Arabica ET-39 HiFi, whole genome shotgun sequence:
TGGCAGCCCATTTGGTGAGCAATCACATATTGACTGTGACTGGCCAGCAATTGCAGACCAGATTCTATCAcatcaagaagaaatgggacCTGTTCTGCAATCTGCGTGGGATTTCATCAAAAACAGAGACCGGGGTTGGGTGGAGTGAGGACAGCTACTGTTTCACTGCTGATGATGAACATTGGGCCAACTTGGAGCAGGTATGGACTTGTCGCTTCCCTGACTTCTGTTAATTGAATTTCTTTGTACTTCAGATTTGAAAGGTGACTTCAGATTCCCTATTGAACTAAAATCTGAGCACTCAATCTTGTTTAAACTGCACTTGTTATTTAATTCTCACTTGTGTCTAATCCTTGATGCCTTTTCATCCTTGATTTTCCGGTGACTTAATCAATTTTTATATGCTGACTCCACTTGTTATTCCGTCTTATTTTCAATCCTCGAAGTCTTTTGATGAGTTAATCTTGTAGCTCAGTCATTACAATTACCTTATTAGATTGAATGATGAAAAGAACCTGTAATTTGGTGCACAACTACATATTCAATTCTGAATAGAACTAGATTTGGGTTATAAAGGGTTATAAGGGGAGGTTCCTGAATAATATAAGTATTTTCCTTGTTAAAATAACTTGAATATTTAGAGTTTTCAGTAAGCGCATGAAATTttacataataaaaaaaattacagctTCAATGAATTCGGATGACAACTCGGGTTACATCCCTTTTCATGAAActcaaaagttaaacaattCATTTGTTCCATCTATAACATCCCTTTTCATAACTGCATGGGCCTATCCTCGCAAGAATTTATCCTTAGTCTCAATAATTTAACAGGCCTGCTTTAATTAAAATTTGGTGCCttttagttgctttgatgcCTTTTAGTTGAGACTAAATTTGGTGTCTTCTATTTGTTGTAAAGtacaaaggaggaaaaaaaaagagttgttTATAGGAGAAAATTTAGTACTTTAATATTTTGCTAAACATTTTTAGTCAAATTTGTAactgttatatatatatatatatatatatccaattCTGGATAACCTTTTCTGAAATCAAAGTCCCTGTTCAATTAATATGGTCCGTGCAGATCTTTTCCTGCAAAGGTTGTTACTTGTTGGGACCATTACCAACTGTAACTTTGAATTTTGAATGCTGAATCTTGATCAGGATTGTCCTGGTTTATTTATTGGCAGAGTAGATAATTTTAATATCTCACCTCAGCTATGATCTTCCTCAATCCTTCCAAGTTCCAGCATTCGGGCATGGCATTTGTACTTTTGTTGATTTGACAACTCACATAATTGTTTGGACATAAAAAGTGTAAAATAATTTCAAGAATTAAAAATCTTATACAAAGACACGtttgaaaaaacaaagaaaacaagaaagcaaaTTTCAGAGATGCATGGAATATTTCATTATGAGCTTATCAAAGCTTCTCGCCAAAGTCACACCAGAAGCAGCAGCACTTCTATGAACTTTAGAGAGCAATATGAAGAAATTTCTGAGCCATTCGAAACTTGAAAATGACCAATTGTATTCTATTTAGTGCCTGCACTGCTGATGTCAATTATAATGATACTAATGAATGGCCTTCTCATAAAGTGATGAGTTAGTGTCAAGCCTCTATCTGCACATCCCAAATTGATATCCAAACATCTTTGCTATTTTACTCTCGtttaaattgtttttttttttgcatagaCAGCTGCAGTGCCAACCTTTTTTTATCTAATCTTTcatgttctttcttttctcctttcttgATGTGCTTTTTTCGATGAATTTGACTTGTCGATTAGTGCATTTCCTTCAATTCGTGAAATGGGATGCTGATTATTTGGTTGATTTTGGTTTTTATGGCTCCACTTATTGAAATTCTGATCATTGTCGACGAAAaaagttgtttcttttttttattcatcCTCATTTTAAGTCTTTCTTGCTGAATCTGCTTTTTTTCGAGTGTGTTTTGGAGGCTTGGTTGTGTTTTCTGTTTCTTCACAAAGTAATCAGCTGTGGCTTTGGATTCTTTTATCCTCTCTGTATGGGTTATATTGGAAGTAAGATGTAATAGTAGCAAATCAAGGCAGCATTAGTGAGTAAATTTATAAATCTGGGTTCTTGTTTCCATGATATGATTTACTTGAAGTTGGATTATCCTTCGCTTAGTTGACCATTCTTTTCTGGGCAGACGGATTAACTGGATTAGCTTTGATTGGATTATTTGACTGCAAAATGTGAAAATTGCTCGGCTTAGCTGCTGGTGATTTGTCATTCACAACTCTTTCTTTAATATACAGAAATATTAGCTATCGACAAAGTTTTGGATCCTGGATTTAGCTATCGACATAGTTAATTGAATTAGCATTTTCCTTGTTGAAATAACTCGAATCTTATAATAATATTTTCCTTGTACACTATCAATTCATGTGTGCTCACTTCATATTTGCATTTCACCAGACCAATGCCTCGTACGTTGACTTCAAAAAAGAGAATTCATGCTACTGGTACGATCGGTTGACACCGCTACTGCTTGGAAGACATGCCACAGGCAGCCGTGCCCAGTCTGCAAGCGAGGTAGTTCCATCGGAACCGCCTCGCCGAGAACGGTCCAACACTGCTGCTAAAAATCGGAAGGGAAAAGGTCAAGCCTCTAGTTCGAGGGTGCCTACTCCGGTGAACGTACCAGAAGTTGAGGATGACGACGACGTCTACTATGTTCCCCCAGTTCCTGGTGCAGTTGGAGGAAAACGGTCAGCCTCAAGCTTAGGAACCAGTGGTGAACCTGAAGGGAGTAGAGGTTCAAAATCGACACGGTCATCTACTGGTCTTGAGGATGCTATAAGCAAGATCGGGAATTACACCGACTTCGTTCTTGAGGACAGACGGAGTAGGTCGGAGTTCGACTCCCTCTACGGCATAATGCAGTGCCAGGATGTGATCACCTCAATGGATATTCCGGACGAGTGGAGACTTGAAGCATGTGATCACTATGCCAAATATGAGAACGAGGGTGCAAGGATTATTTTTCTTAGAGCTTCTGCAGCCGATCGCTACGGCTACATCCTCAAGTTGATGAAGCTAAAAGGCTTGGCCTAGGCATGCCAATTATGTGAAATGTTTGTACTATTAAAGTACATTGTGGATGATTGTACTTGTATAACGTGGTTGTTTGTGGATTACTTGTCCATATAATATTAGAGATATTTATTAACTTCTTGTGAAGAAAAAATGTTTATTCATGCCAGAGGATTATGTTGCAGGGAAAATACcgtttgccttttcttttctggaATTTTCCTGGTTGAGTTCACACTCTTATTGAGATTTCTGAATGCTATTCTTACTAGTTCAGTAAATTTGCTGTCATTGTCAATTCTAAATGCTGCATGGTACATTTcatgaaaaattctgaatgaagCTGCAGAAATAGAGGACCTGCAGAGATGTGTTTCTTTGCTTCCGGTGGTTTCAATTTTCCcaagtttttcattttgttggTGTGCAATTCATTATTATTGTTTGGAGATGCATGGATATTGTTACTGTTTTGGTGCTCTGTAGCTATTTCTTTCACTTATGGTCTTCCACACAGCAGGGAAGCAGGGAGTCAAGTAAAAGTATTACTACTATTGCGTTATCTTGATGATTTTGAGTCTGACAATTGG
This window encodes:
- the LOC140011474 gene encoding uncharacterized protein isoform X1; translation: MTAEKRKKPSCDSSPVSCTSDCSTRSSTASNNYIKCLEVYFEQMASRIHWTDAMDEAFLTAYVSFRENDVWDKRKSLETNYDMLAAHLVSNHILTVTGQQLQTRFYHIKKKWDLFCNLRGISSKTETGVGWSEDSYCFTADDEHWANLEQTNASYVDFKKENSCYWYDRLTPLLLGRHATGSRAQSASEVVPSEPPRRERSNTAAKNRKGKGQASSSRVPTPVNVPEVEDDDDVYYVPPVPGAVGGKRSASSLGTSGEPEGSRGSKSTRSSTGLEDAISKIGNYTDFVLEDRRSRSEFDSLYGIMQCQDVITSMDIPDEWRLEACDHYAKYENEGARIIFLRASAADRYGYILKLMKLKGLA
- the LOC140011474 gene encoding uncharacterized protein isoform X2; protein product: MASRIHWTDAMDEAFLTAYVSFRENDVWDKRKSLETNYDMLAAHLVSNHILTVTGQQLQTRFYHIKKKWDLFCNLRGISSKTETGVGWSEDSYCFTADDEHWANLEQTNASYVDFKKENSCYWYDRLTPLLLGRHATGSRAQSASEVVPSEPPRRERSNTAAKNRKGKGQASSSRVPTPVNVPEVEDDDDVYYVPPVPGAVGGKRSASSLGTSGEPEGSRGSKSTRSSTGLEDAISKIGNYTDFVLEDRRSRSEFDSLYGIMQCQDVITSMDIPDEWRLEACDHYAKYENEGARIIFLRASAADRYGYILKLMKLKGLA